In the genome of Thermoplasma sp. Kam2015, the window TCTCCATACTCTCTGATGTATACCGCACGATATCGGTTCCGGTGGCAATTGATGATTCAATAAGGAGATTCCAGAAGCTGTTCTTTGATCTCATACTCATAGTTGAGAAGGAAAATTCCCTTCGAAATCTGCTTGTGGAGATCGACAGGACAAAGAGAAGGAGCAATGCCATAGAAAATATACTGATACCAAGGCTTGAGTATCAGGCAAAGATGATAAAGATGATGCTTGACGAGAGGGAAAGGGATACGTTCACAACCCTCAAGACCATAAAGAGAAAGATAGAGGCGCAGAATGAGTAAGAACCCCTGGTATGATATCGGAATAAAGAAGTACACAAAAAATATCGATATCAGCAGAGCCAAGGATCCGAAGGTTATAAAAAAGTTCATGATCATAAGGAACCTGATAATGGTGTTGAACGTGCTTGTTGCTGCATTCATACTTGCGCTTGTATGGAGCTGATGTGTATGGACGATGTTGAGACAATAAGGATCATCAAGGAAAAGGAAACGAGTGCGGATGAAGAGATAAACGAATTCAAGATGGAGCAGGAGAAGATCATCAAGGAAGCCAGGGAGAAGGAAACCATCGATCTCGAAAAGACAGAGGAAGAACTGAAGGCAAAATATCAGGAATATCTTGAATCAAAGAGGAGAGAGGCTGAACAGAAGGCTTCAGCAATAATCGAAGGCGCTAAAGCCAAGGCTTCACAGATCAGGCTTAACATTCAGGATAAGGATCTGGAGAAGATGCTGCTCGACATCATCATGGAGTATTTAGAGGAATAGTATGTTGAGACCTGTTAGGATGCAGAAGATCAGGATAATAGCTCCCTATTCGTACAGAGACAGGGTAATATCCGCGCTGCACGACATGGGAGTAATGCAGATAGAGGAGATTAAAGAGGATATAGAAAAATTGCTGTCTCCTGGCAGAACTTCAGAACAGGCCAAGACAGTCATGGATTATCTCCAGCGTTTCCGTGGATATGAGAATATACTTCCAAAGAAGAATGTATCCGGCCGGGCCAAGTTTTCCTCACTTTCCGATATACTCAATGAGGCTTCGAAGATCGATATAGATTATGATCTCAAGGTTGTGGTAACGAAGGAGAATGATATAGCAGCATCGATGAAGGACATAGAGAGTAGGCTTGCAGCACTTGAATACATGAAGGGTTACGATTTCGATGTATCTATATTCAACGGAAGGCATTTCGAATCGTACATAATTCCAGACAAGAACGTAGATCAAGAAACGTTCAAAGACCTTGATGCCAAGGTAATACCCATAAGGAATGCCTACATTGTGACTGTTCCGGAGGATAGAACACAGGATCTCAGCAGAGTGGCGAACTCGCTTGGATTGAGGCTCATACACATACCGGAGCTGAAGGGTAAGCCTGATGAAGTTATCAGCATGCTTCAGGATGAGAAGAAGAAGCTAGATCAGGCAAGACAGGAGATTCAGAAGCATCTGCAGGACATATCCGATAAATATTATGAGAGGATAGTACAGATCAGGGAAGCTCTGGAGATCGAGGCCAGGAAGATAGAGGTTGAGGATAAGCTCAAGGGTACGGAATACACCTTCGCAATCGAGGGTTGGGTGCCGGCTGATGCATTCGATATGGTAAATGCAACGATCAATAGGGTAACGGGCAACAGCTGTATAATATCAAAGGTGGACACTGATGAAATCCCACCAACGCTCCTCAGAAATCCGAGGAGGATATCGCTGTTTGAATTCTTCATAAAATTTTATTCCCTTCCAGAAGGGACGGAGTATGATCCAACGCTGATATTTGCCCTTGTCTTCCCCGTATT includes:
- a CDS encoding V-type ATP synthase subunit I — protein: MLRPVRMQKIRIIAPYSYRDRVISALHDMGVMQIEEIKEDIEKLLSPGRTSEQAKTVMDYLQRFRGYENILPKKNVSGRAKFSSLSDILNEASKIDIDYDLKVVVTKENDIAASMKDIESRLAALEYMKGYDFDVSIFNGRHFESYIIPDKNVDQETFKDLDAKVIPIRNAYIVTVPEDRTQDLSRVANSLGLRLIHIPELKGKPDEVISMLQDEKKKLDQARQEIQKHLQDISDKYYERIVQIREALEIEARKIEVEDKLKGTEYTFAIEGWVPADAFDMVNATINRVTGNSCIISKVDTDEIPPTLLRNPRRISLFEFFIKFYSLPEGTEYDPTLIFALVFPVFFGLMVGDWGYGLAILLLSLFIIHRVDHPPARSHIPKVLSRFILMIMSPQSLKILAKALIPSSIVAIIAGVLFNQFFGFAILPFTVFHVYSVLPKLMLIAGYIGLGMVAFGFILGFIEDLWMHDVKGAMDRLGWLFFAVGIATIGLNLIHHDLTFSVSTGLTNLAAVALIVVGIPLIAIKEKSQGFIEMPSIISHILSYLRLVGILIASVVIAEIIDLVFIRSLVSHSIALAILGIIILIFGQTFNLVLAVFEPGIQGARLIYVEFFSKFYHGNGRLFRPFRSQRKYTENGIELEKGR